GTGCCAGCTTGAGACATGACCAGGAGCTTATGACATAGCAGACAAAAACAGGGCGTTGAGGACAGACTCACGTTTACTCTGTGTATTCGCACTTGTAATCCAGCTGCCCCAGGATTCCACCCTCCGGATTGTCGTTGTagcatttttcttccttccttcctcctagTTTCACCTTACTTCTGCAACTTCAGTCCCCACCAGAGAATTTTAGCTGACGCTTTTAAAagaggagtttcttttgggtgaGGGCTAAACATAGAGAAACAAAGGATTTCAGGTGGTGGCTGCTGCCCATGGAGTGCAGGAGACGTTCAGCCCAGTGCAGGGAGAAGGGACGCCCTCAAAGGAAGCACGTGCAAAGCCTCAGTAAATTCTGTTCTCACAAGGGCTCTGCAATCACCAGACGAGTCAACCCTAACCCACAGTGCTGGTATTTTGTGTTGGAAAGATTAAGTGTAATTGTGAGATCTACGACTTGCTTATTATGTTAACTGAAATTTTAGTTATGGGAGAGATGAAGAGCATTAAGTAGGGCATCTCGCCTTTGAAGACTTTTCCTTGACTGAGTTTGTACTGGTTTCAGAAAGACCATATTGATATCATGTAAGGCCAGCTAATTTTGGTGATAAACTTAAAGCATTGGCACCACCCACGGGCCTCACTGCTAGCACTGGAGGTGACTTCCTTGGCTGCAAACACATGCATTTTGTGTGTAATAATAAGACATTTTGGTAGTTTGAGAACGCCAGGACAGTGATGACGCCAGAACAAAGCAAGTCCCAGTCCAGAATGTgtcttttcatatttcttttttttcttttttcttttttttttttttttttttgacaggcagagtggacagtgagagagagagacagagagaaaggtcttcctttgccgttggttcaccctccaatggccgccgcggccagcgcgctgcagctggtgcaccatgctgatccgatggcaggagccaggagccaggtgcttttcctggtctcccatggggtgcagggcccaagcacctgggccatcctccactgcactccctggccacagcagagagctggcctggaagaggggcaaccgggacagaatccagcgccccgaccgggactagaacccggtgtgccggcgccgctaggcagaggattagcctagtgagccgcggcgccggcccgtgtcttttcatatttcaaagataCTTCCTCTGTGATGGAAGGGGACTGTCTATTACCACCTGGCTGATGGGACACCTTGAAGACTGTAATATATCCATTCTATATTGAGCTGAGTTTGGGCATTCACACTGGCAAATTGGGTTTACAACAGTGGCAGTAGTCAGGTTAGATGTACAGTAAGCCTGAGCTATCCAGGACAGGTATACCCATATTTGACCCCATTATTCACTTTGTTTATGAAGCCATCAGACAAACATTCAGAAAGATGAAGGAAGACTTCAGACCAAATCATCCTGTCCGTGTGATTTTTTAAACTCTTCTGAAGAAGAGCATTTTAGTGAGAATTCTCATGGAGAACAATTATTCTCCTACTCTAGCCTCGCCCTGCAAAAATCTCATTGCGTTAGGTGATACTTCTCCCCAAGAGTTGATTCTCCACCCTCCCATCTTGTTCCTTCTCAGTGCCGATCAGAGCAGAGCAGCACACACTTTCAAGAAAGCCATATGAATTGTTAACCTCAGGAAAGAGAACAATCAGATATCGTGACTGAACTGTATCCTAAGAGTTCTCTTAGATTCCCTCAGGGCACCTTTTGCTATCTCAGTAGTACACTTGTCATTGGTACAAATAGATCAAACAAAGCCCTGCAAAAATTCAAAGCTCAGCCTTGCAAAtgctagggaaatgcaaatccaaatcaCCTCACCTCAGTCCTGCTGTATTAGCTattaaggaaaagaagaaagataacAAGCATTGGcaagaatgtgaagaaaagaaAGCACTTGTGCACTGTTAGCAGgcatataaaacattttcaattatggaaaacagtgtagaGGTTcataaaaaacttaaaacaacCACATAACCCAGAATTCCCACTTATAGGTAAAtagccaaaaaaatgaaattagcgTCTCAGACAGATGACTGCATCCTGATATTCATTGCAGCATCGTTCCccatagccaagatatggacACGATCTAAATTTccatcacacatatacacacatatgagtGCACTGGAACATTATTCAGCTGTAGAAAGGAAGGTAttgctgccatttgcaacaatatAAGACAAACAGCATGGTCTATCTCAGTGATATATTGAACCTAAAACTGTCAAATTCTTAGAAGCAGGAGAAGAGATTAGAATAGTGGTTGCCATAGGTTTAAGGAGGGGGAGATGAGGAGATGTtaatgaatacaaaatttgagttATGCAAGATTAATAAGCTCTAAGTATCTAATGTACAACACAGTGGCTACCATGAAGACTACTGTATTGTGTATTATAAATTGGGTGGATGTAAAGATTTCCCACCAATAAACATAAAAAGATGAGGTGATGGATACATTAGTTAGCTTAAATGTGATGGTCATTCCacagtgtatacatacatacatatacatatataatgaaataatacattttaaagttgtacattttttatttttcaatgtacTTTAGTAATGTATGAAACAGGAGACTCACACACCAGATCAGTATTTCTTTCCAAAGGATGAGGAGATGACAAAACCCACCAGGTTGTGactgtttggggccctgcactgtgCCACCACCAGGGCGTCAGGTAAGCAGTGACAGGAAGGCACACTTTGTGGTCCGGGGCAGCAGAATTCCTCTGGTAGGTCTCCAGGGAGTGATGGAAAGGCGTGTTCAGAGCTCTGGTGCCTCCAGGGCTCCAGCCACGGAGAGGCTGGCTGTGGGTGTTCACAAGCggtcagcaggggcccagggcctgcaACCTGCCATCTCCTCTGATCTTGGCACCTCTGACTCTGGCTCTCCTGGCGATGATATTTGCAACCAGAGCTGCCCTTCCTGAAGGAAGAGGGAACACAAAGGTATGCACGTGTCTGCAGGGCTCTGTGCCAGGCTCAGGCCTCCCCATCGTGTCCTCTGGagcttggaggagaggggagatggagagaggaaagaggattATACCCTGGAAGTGTGCAGGAAGAGCTGCCATCCTGCTGGCTTCTTCCCCTCAAACCCAGCAGCCGCGATCCCCTGGGCGCTCCAGGGAAGGAAATGAGCGGCAGAAGCAGCTAAGTCTAGGGACATTTCTGGTCTCTGCTAAACTTGTTGGCAAACTGACACAGGAGGCCCCATGAACTGTAACAAGCAGCTCAAAGTTTGATATTCAGAATTTATAGTCATGGTGAAAACAAAGCAGAACTATGAAGAGATTAATCCCAAATTCTCCATTTCCCATACAAGGTGCATTCTAGGAAGAAACTCCGAGTTCCATGTTTCAAGGAACGGCCGTCTTTCTCACCAGCACACTGTATGTTAGGAAAGATCAGGAATATGGACAAGGGAGGCAACACCTAATGTGGTCTGGGCATCCCTCCCTGAGCCAAACCAGTATCACAGGCTCTCCTCTCTGGAGCTCTTGTGTGGGAAAACAGAGCCAGGGATGACATACGGGGTGacaaggaaaggaaggggagaatAAGGAAGCCGCAGCCCTGACAGCCTGGTGGGACCCCAACCCGTCCACTGCACACAGCCTGGAGAACCACGGGCAGACGGTGCCCCCTGATGGCAAAATCCCTTCCCACACAGCAAGCGCTGAGGAAACAGCCCTGCAgcttctctgccctcctccctgcgCCGCCAGCAGAGCCAGAGGCGTCCTTGATGAGCCTCCTGTCACCAGGACTCTGCTTCCCAGCTGACGCTCACTTGGAGTATTGGGCTTTCACCACGGCAGCCAAGCGCCGCAGGCAACTACCTTAAAACAGAGAGAAGGCTCACCGTTTGGTGGGTTGGAATCCAAGGCTGCGTGGCCTCAATGGCTTGGCATCTGGTGAGGCCGGCGGATAGCAGTGGGGGCATGCGTGGAGAGGACCTGTCCCACAACGAGctaggaagcagaaagagagcaTGGCCGTGCCTAACGCCAGCCTCTATCACAACCCCCTCCCAAGAACTAGCTTCTGAGGGCACAAGGCCCCGCGACCTAAGGGTGCTCCACGAGGCCCAACCCCTAAACACTGCAACTGGATTGTTTCCTCCTTCTTAGTGTCGTGAACATGACTTTAGGGTTTAAATAGCTTCATGAACTTGGAGGCCAATTCATATTCCAGCTATAGCACTTGGTATGCACCTTGCGGGACAGAGACGCTCCAGCCGGAAGCAGACTGGCTTAGCTGCAATagctcttcctgtctcccaccttTGCAGGGCTTGGGATCCTGTGCCTCATTCTCTTgcccttgtttctctctctccctcttcctctccctctctctccccctcccgctccccgtcctcctctccctctctctctccttcccattaGTTCCCACCAATTTGCCCTGGGGGCGGAGTCTCCTAGGTCTGCCCCTGTCTGTGGGTGGCCTCATTCCATGCACAGACTCAGTTCTGACTCACAGCTTTCCAGCTCAGTGTGGGGAAAGCACTCTGTGGTCCTTCCTGAGTTTTTCGCTTTAAAAGATCAGCTCGAGACGGAGGTGCAAGAAGTTGAAGTGGGGTAAGTAGTGAGAATGGGGTCTCACAGGGAAGATGGCTGTGAATTCCAGGGCTGTGAGTGCAGTGTTGAGAGATCCAGCCCTCCCCTTTTCTGACCTCCCAGCATTTCCACAATCCTTCTCTGAGGACTGGTACTGGCCTCAGTGTACAACATGTATGTTAGAGATGCATCCCACGGAGGGCAACACCGGGCCAGTTGATCATTTGTCCTATCCCACTGCATTATTCTAAAGACTTCCCCTGTTGTATTGTCCAGCCCACTGAGCTGGATGGAGGTGCTTTCTGCATTTTATAGACACAGAACTAGATCAGGGCAGAAGAGAGACTTACCCAAAGCTCGCAGGTGATAGTGCCAAGATCCGTACTCAAGTCCCCCAGAACTGGAGTCAAAGTGCTATGCTATTCGGGCAGAGAATGTTTCACGAACGGTAAAGGGAGAAGTCATCTCTTGTGGTTAGGAGGCCGGAAGGCAGACTACGTGGAGAAGTAGGCTTAGGAGGCCTGCAAGCCGAGGAGGAGGGCTTGGCGTCTATGTATGTGGTTTTTACTCAGATACTCAAGGAAGCTTTCTCGTTGTGTCTTTGCTGCAGGTGCAGAAGAGAGTTCTGCCCTGGGTCACGTTGGCCACACGCAGCGTCAGCTCCATGTCACTGACCCGTGTAGCCAGGTAATCTGCTCCAGGACGGGATACGGCCTCCTCATCCCCAGGACTACGCAGAGAGGCCAGACTCTGTAGCTGCCCCTGGAGATCCTGCTGGTACCAGCTCATCCAGGGGTACTGGGCATCCCTCAGGATGCAGTGCAGGGTCCTGGACTGTCCACGGGGCACGAGGACCCACCGGGGCCTTTGCTCCACCAGGCTTGCAGCGGCATCTGAAATACACAGCAGGGCCAGTCGAAGATCGATGGAGTGGACATCCTCGGGAGAAATAAGTGAGTTAAGTCCTCCAGAGGGAGACCAGAGACTGATGCTGACAGGAGACTGCTGAGAGCAGAAGGCAGGGTGAGGGGTAATGCCTGGGGTGGCTGTGGCAGGGCAGGGGTTAGGGAGCCACTGCCCATGGTACCCCGCGACtgggcccctctcccctcctgagCTTGCCGTCTGACCTGAATCCGCAGCAGCCACAAGCAGCCAGCCACACAGAATGGGAAGCTGCACCATTCTGTGACCCCCAGTCTCTCTCCAGCAGGACTGTGGGACGAGGCCAGCCAAGTGAGAGAACAGGAGCCCGCCTGGGCTCTGGTGATCAGTGGCTGACAGTCAGAAGCTCCTCGGGGCGGGACTTTATCAGGAAACCCAGCATCCTGTTTATCTTCTTGCTGACGCTCTGACATCAAACCCAAGAGTGTGCTCCCACCTCCGGAGCACCAAGCTGTACATGCCTACACCTGCTGCATGCAGTGAGGACGCAGTGAAgggactgggccctgcaccctcccaaCAGTGTTCCGATAGTCCCAGAACAGAGGTCCCAACCTGCGCCTCGACCCTTCACCAGGGATTCAAACGTCTCAGTGCAAGCCACTGATGGTTGTGGCGCTGGACAGACATCTCCCACCGACATGCACCACAGCACGCAGAGGTCACTGCAGGGCCACACTGGGCATCCACGACGGGTACGCATGTCCACTCCCCTGTGTTGGATTCTGGGAGTGCAATCACGTGGTGAAATACGAGAACAGGGAAGAGGTTCCCCTCCCCTCCATTTTCTCACAGCATTTATGTGGGAACACTTGTAATTGTGAGTTCTCCCCTGTCCCTTTGAAAtgtgtgtaaatatttttaaaagtgaaatcagCCTCCTGCTGGCTTTAAGATGTATGTTTCCAGGAGCAGCTGAACCATTTCTTTGAAATGTGATCATCTGGGTGCACAGTGCCCCTATATCCCAGATTCTAAGATAGGAGAGCCTAACTTAACTCAGGAGCTTAACGGAATTGAAAGTGGACATTTTACACCAAGCTGCCCAACTATCTCCTGTGATAAAGATATGGCAAGTTTAGTTTTCTTTGGGTAAAGCCCATTAGCAAACACCAATGGCCATGACAATAAGTGAACCTAGGACGCTTAGCTTAATCCTCCGGTGAGATTGGGATCAGAGTGTCTCCAACACTCCGGTTATCTCCTTGTGCTTCTCAAGGTCACTGCATCCCCGGGCCGGCCTGCTCTGGCCTTGGCTGTGCTCCCTTCCTGGGCCAAGGTAAGCCTCTTGCTTCCAGGTGGCTGTCTAGCTCCCGACTTTCTCTGCCAGGCCCAGGGTTCAGGCTTGTGGCTGCCTCTGTGGGGCATTTGCTTTCTCTCCCCGATGCACCCCAATTGCTATTCAAATGCTCTCAGTAGCAGCAACCAACCTGGGCTGGGTCGTTAGCAGCTTTAACGAGCCCAACAGGCAGCACCATAACATGCATGCACTCAACATGTGCACTGTAGGTAGAAAACCCAGCATCTATGCACCCTGGCTTGAGCTGAATTCCTGTGCGGACATGCAAGGGCCAGTGTCTCCGGGGAGACTCTCAAGACACGTGTCCTATCCGTTGTGTAGTGGAGACCAGGATCCTTGGGTTAGAGGAAGTCAGCTGTGACAGTCACTGGGCAAGAACCACTCTGAACTTAGAGTCAGAACTTGTTGTCTTTCCCCAAGAAGCAGCCAGCAAATGACAGCAACTCCTCCCCCAGGAGGAGCCACGCAGAGGCAGGCAGCCACCTGGTGTCTGTGGCCTAAAAGAACAAAGGAACGAGTGCTGGCCTGGCACTTGTGTTGTTgtgttaactctgcctctgacTCGGTGGCTGATGACACACCACTCACATTGCCCCACAGGGCCCCCATTTCTCACTTAAAAATTAAGGGGATTGAAAGTGAAGTGCCCCTAAAGTCCCTTTTTTCTACGGCACCCCTATAGTCCTTCATGCTTTTACTGTTTCCCTAGCACCAATGTGCTTGCAAGCAGAGAAATCGGGGTACCCCTCTGGTGCAGTCTCTCAAATGTGATCTCCCTGAAGGCAACTCCAAGCAGGAAATGCACACAGCACCCCAAAAGCAAAGTGATGCTTCTTCCTGACTTCCCCCCCTCTTCTGCTTAGACTCCCCAGACCCTCCCCACTGAGGTGAGAACATCGATGCTGATCCAGACCTGCCTGCCTTGAAGGCTGATTATGGCCCCTTCACTTGTTCGTGTCCTTCCAGGGCTTAATCACAAAAAACTCCTCCAGGAGACGAAATCACAGCCTTCCCCAAAGCTCCTCCCAATAACTTCTCTCCTTCCTACACAGCCCTGGAGGCTGAAAGTCTGGGTCTGCACACGGTCCTGTCTCCCAGCTAGAGCCTCAGGTCTACACAGAGATAAAATAGGAAATGCCCAGGAAACTGGGTTCCGGCCTTTGCTGGAGGGAGATTTTCAGTAATGACACCCAAGGATGGTCGTGGGGGACAGGAAGGGAGGCGGGGAGGTACAGAGTTatagaggaagggaaagagatgcagggagaaactgaaaataaaaatctcagtttTGTAGCTTCTGTTGGCCAGACCCTTGCATGGAGTTGGAGCAGAAAACTTGAACCGTTTCTTCCTGAGAACTGCATGCCAGGACCAGGCTCCAGAGTGAAAGGAATGCGCCCTGGACCCTCCCTGGGCAGCCCTTGCCTCCTGGGTTATGTAAGTGGCACCACTCTGAGCCCGGGATAATCAGATCAGAGGAGCCCCAGCCTGTCCCTCCCTGTGGCATGGtgcctgctgtgggcaggggcaCATATAAGCCCAGAGCTCTTGAGGGCTCGTCGGCAGAACAGACGCTCCAGGCCCCAGGAGCCATGGCCTGTGCTTTGCTGCTCAGGCTTTCCCTGCTTCTGGCCctgactgccccctcccccggcaaACACCTTGGCCCCAAGTCCCGCTTGCGttattccaggttcctgggtccGTCCAATGTCATTCTCCTGCGCTGGGACTTTGACCTTGAGGCCGAGATCATCACTTTTGAGCTCCAGGTCCAGACAGCTGGCTGGGTGGGCTTAGGCGTCATGAATCGCTACACCTTCGTGGGCAGTGACCTTGTGGTTGGAGGAGTCTTGCCTGATGGCAACGTCTATTTCTCGGTAAGTCTGAGGGTGACGTCCTCAGGGGTGTGGGCCGCTGTTGGGTTGAGGGTGGCTTTTGTCCATAAAGGATCTGTATTCTCCAAACATATCCAAGTGCACTCCCAGAACTCTGGCTGGCTGCTGATTTCTCCTTACAGAAATGGCCCATTGTAAAATTTGCTACCAAAGCTGTCCAGGGTGCATGTCTCCAAGGCTGCTAGGAGGTCATTAGACTGTGAGAGCCAGGCTTGCACTACTTAGTTGCTGATTGCCCACTAAACGCAGGTCACTGGGGAAAACTAAGAGCTGTTTGAGCCATCTGTGTCTTCAGTTTCCTTCATATGCAATCAGGCGGAATAACAGTAGCAGCGGTAGCAGTGACAATGACTTTAAATCGTTACATGCTTTTGATTAACTCAGAGTTGCTCCAAATTCTTTGCATGCTAAACCCCATAGGATCACTATAAGATGGATTATTATATCTCCACTTTAATATAAGAAATAGCTCACTCATCTCCCAATCTAACCCACACTGAACCATTAATCACTCTCTGAACAGCACTTATATAGGGAAGTGTCAATTATCAGTACAAAGTAGCATGCTAAGAGCCTCACGGGAGAGGATGAATGGCAAAAATGGCTCAGAAAAGAAGTGAGATTCCAACAACTAAGGACACTGAAGTTTAGGGTTTTCAGAGGGGAGATTTGAAATAGGTGAGGTGAACGTAGGTCAGGTGCTGAAGCTCCACCAACAGGGATCATCCCTCTTCCTGAGGACACACCCGCTGATGCCATGCTCTGCCCAGGAGGAAGTGACCTAATACAGTGGACTGACGTTCTGCTGCTTTAGTATcctgggggagggaaagggacagCCAATTCCACCTAGACTGACCATTTGGGCTTCCTGGCCCTTACTCCTTGACTTCTACTGGACCCAAAGGGACAGCCAATTCCACCTAGACTGACCATTTGGGCTTCCTGGCCCTTCCTCCTTGACTTATGCTGGATCCCAGGATCAGCACCTGGTGGATGAAGACACCCTGGAGGAAGACGGGAGCCAGgatgctgagctgcagggactAACAGAAGATGGAATCTATACCACCATGCGCTTCTCCAGGCCCTTCCGCTCCTGTGACCCTCATGACCAAGACATTATGGTAAAATAAGGAAGGTCCAAAATCATTCTGTCACAGCAGTTTTTCCTTCTTGGGGAGGCGCACTTACTCCCATCAGGCACCAGTGCACCGTGCCTCAGACCCTTAGCCCACCCAGCTTTCCCAGAGTCTGCCTGAGACTTCCACCTCTGGTGACCCACAAGTCCTCTGCAGGAGGACCTCTCACCAATTCCGCGCTCACCCCATCCTCTCCAATACTCCCATCCTGAAGAATACCACCCGACCTCACTGCACCTTAGATTGTTGGGATCTCAGTTTAGATCAAcccttccatttcacagatgtggacATAGGCATAGCGACTGTGAGGGGGAACAGGACCTGCCCAACAACACTAGAAAGCAGGTTTGGGGGCACAACTAGAAGAGAGTAATGCTGACGCCAGTCTGTAGCTTTCTCCATCCTCCGTGCAGCCAGGAGTGAGTGAGTGGCTTGCACAGACCACTGAGCACAGGTGCAAAGCGATGTTCCTGGGTCCCAGCGCCTCAATGCTCCTGTGCCTCAGGGTGACACCGTAAGGGTACTGGCTGCCTATGGTCTGAACGACACTGTGGAACTGGATCGGGAGCGCACTTTTGTcaagtccatcttcctgctacaAATAGTCCACCCTGATGACCTGGAAGTCCCTGAGGACACCATCATTCACGACTTGGAGATCACTGATGTAAGATTCCTCCGCctcacccagccaccccactccctACCCCTGTCCCCTCACAAGCCAAACCctcctcttccacctgctggtgagCATGTACCTTGGTTTGAGGTTACTCTGATTCTCCTCTTGTCTTGTGAGGTCTGCAAAGCTGGTCTAGCATGAATCCCCTTTCCTGGCTTGTCCCTTCCTGCTTCTTGGAGAGCCTCACTCTCATCCCATTGAGTCTGGTCCTCCCTATCCCAGTTCCTCATTCCAGAAGATGATACCACATATGCCTgcacctttcttcctctcccaattGTCAGCAAGAAGCATCACATCTACAAGGTAAAGTGAACCATACGGGGTGGGGGGTCAAGGAGGAGGGAGATGCTTGAACCGAGCAGTGGGTACGGCTGACCATAAAGGAATCATGTATGGAGAATGGCTGGCAGGAAGCAATAGGGAAGTAGCTGGGAGATCGGGGGGAGGAAGGGCTCGGGGGAGGCGGTAGTTACAGAATTTCTGGAACAGGGAAGTAGAACTTGAAGTGCTGTTATTTATTtgcctgagaggcagagacatagagaaagaaatggagacagagataTCATTCAaatacttgttcactctccaaatgtctgcaccaataggcactggggccaggctgaagccagaaactgcaaactccatccaggtctccaacatgggtggcagggacccaagttcttttttattattattattattttattttttatttttttgacaggcagagtggacagtgagagagagacagagagaaaggtcttccttttgctgttggttcagctgcggccagcgcaccgtgctgatccaatggcaaggagccaggtgcttatcctggtctcccatggggtgcagggcccaaggacttgggctgtcctccactgcactccctggccacagcagagagctggcctggaagaggggcaaccgggacagaatccagcgccccaaccaggactagaacccagtgtgccggtgctgcaggcggaggattagcctagtgagccgcggcgccgacctagggacccaagttcttgagccatcagctgttgcctcccagggagcacatcatcaggaagctggaattggtactGCAGCTGGGATTCAGATCTAGCACTCCCATacgggatacaggtatcccaagcagcatcgtgACTTCTGTGCCAAATGACCACCTCATAGCAGTATTTTATTCAAACCTCACAATGCAGCAGAAGTTTTAATAAAAGTTGTTGATCAGTAACTGTTTGTAAGAAACAGAAGTTAAGTCAGAATTGAGCTCTCTTGGCTCAGGAGAAGGTAAAGGCAGGGAGAGACTGCAGTCAAGGGCTGTCAGAAAGTCAGCAAAGCCTGTCTAGAGTGGACTGAAACCGATCACCTAACTCCACAACTGAGTGATTTGTttgatcaaataaacaaaaagataacATTACAATAAGTGGCAAATGTGTGGGagccattttttctttatgaagaaTGCAAAGATGAAGGCTACCCTGCTTAGACACAGTGACTGGTCACCCAGGAAGACAGTCGGGAATCCAGGAGCGTCCCCAGAGGGAGTCCAGGAGCTGTGCCCCCAGGGAACAGGTTTAAAGGAGCAGGTGTTGAAAGAGTCAAAGCTGGGGACAACAATAATCCAGGAAGAAAACGGAGACAAAAATGAAAGAGACggaaacagagagaggtgggaaaTGAGCCTAGTTTTATCTGGGAATATATTGCACTTGGAAAGTAGAATTTGACAAGGAGGTCTTGACCACACTCTACCCTCCTTTCTCTGCCCAGTTTGAGCCCAAGCTGGCACCCCACAATGAGACAATGGTGCATCACATCCTGCTGTATGCCTGTGGCAATGCCAGTGTGCTCCCCACCGGCATCAGCGACTGCTACGGGGCAGAtcctgccttctccctctgctcACAAGTCATCGCCGGCTGGGCTGTTGGAGGCACCGTGAGTCCTGCGATAGGAAAGTGCATGGTGAAGGGAATACACGTGACTGGGTAACAGGGATTTCTGGGCTTGTGGGAGCCTGGAGTAGAGGACAGGTGCACAATGAGACCTAGGAGGAGGCCTGGACCTCTCATGCTGCCAAATCCCCCTCCCTCCACCAGAGTTACCAGTTTCCAGATGATGTGGGCATCTCTATTGGGACCCCCTTGGACCCTCAGTGGATCCGGCTGGAGATTCACTACAGCAATTTTCACAACCTTCCTGGTGAGCCTGCAGAGGACCATGGCAGGGCAGCTGTTGGGCTGGCGGCTTCCTTCAGTAGTTAAGGTCATGTTGTGAGACCATGCTGGCTGCTGGTGCtcacagccccacccaggcctTTCCAAGCCTCTGTCTGCATTGCGAGCCACTCCCTTGTCTTCTGACATTGCTACTTTCTGCACCAGGTTTGTACGACTCCTCGGGGATCCGCGTGTACTACACTTCTCAGTTGCGCAAATACGACATGGGGGTCCTCCAGCTGGGCTTCTTCACCTTCCCCATCCACTTCATACCCCCAGGAGCCGAGTCATTCATGTCCTATGGGCTGTGCAAA
Above is a window of Oryctolagus cuniculus chromosome 3, mOryCun1.1, whole genome shotgun sequence DNA encoding:
- the LOC100337852 gene encoding putative DBH-like monooxygenase protein 2 isoform X2, whose translation is MFLGPSNVILLRWDFDLEAEIITFELQVQTAGWVGLGVMNRYTFVGSDLVVGGVLPDGNVYFSDQHLVDEDTLEEDGSQDAELQGLTEDGIYTTMRFSRPFRSCDPHDQDIMGDTVRVLAAYGLNDTVELDRERTFVKSIFLLQIVHPDDLEVPEDTIIHDLEITDFLIPEDDTTYACTFLPLPIVSKKHHIYKFEPKLAPHNETMVHHILLYACGNASVLPTGISDCYGADPAFSLCSQVIAGWAVGGTSYQFPDDVGISIGTPLDPQWIRLEIHYSNFHNLPGLYDSSGIRVYYTSQLRKYDMGVLQLGFFTFPIHFIPPGAESFMSYGLCKTEKFEEMNGAPVPDIQVYGYLLHTHLAGRALQAVQYRNGTQLRTICKDDSYDFNLQETRDLPARVEIKPGDELLVECHYQTLDRDSMTFGGPSTVNEMCLIFLFYYPRNNISSCHGYPDIIFVAHELGEEVSDPMEGMMAMNNVEWTPENIKKAEKACKEAQQTVLIKTIDEVVENTTGWIPNITPTPRGPCLESSGGKVEPQDKKPAGFRAAPMALPSSSATTLRCLPLTALLFVQGALSRLLGTLQTRG
- the LOC100337852 gene encoding putative DBH-like monooxygenase protein 2 isoform X1, whose product is MACALLLRLSLLLALTAPSPGKHLGPKSRLRYSRFLGPSNVILLRWDFDLEAEIITFELQVQTAGWVGLGVMNRYTFVGSDLVVGGVLPDGNVYFSDQHLVDEDTLEEDGSQDAELQGLTEDGIYTTMRFSRPFRSCDPHDQDIMGDTVRVLAAYGLNDTVELDRERTFVKSIFLLQIVHPDDLEVPEDTIIHDLEITDFLIPEDDTTYACTFLPLPIVSKKHHIYKFEPKLAPHNETMVHHILLYACGNASVLPTGISDCYGADPAFSLCSQVIAGWAVGGTSYQFPDDVGISIGTPLDPQWIRLEIHYSNFHNLPGLYDSSGIRVYYTSQLRKYDMGVLQLGFFTFPIHFIPPGAESFMSYGLCKTEKFEEMNGAPVPDIQVYGYLLHTHLAGRALQAVQYRNGTQLRTICKDDSYDFNLQETRDLPARVEIKPGDELLVECHYQTLDRDSMTFGGPSTVNEMCLIFLFYYPRNNISSCHGYPDIIFVAHELGEEVSDPMEGMMAMNNVEWTPENIKKAEKACKEAQQTVLIKTIDEVVENTTGWIPNITPTPRGPCLESSGGKVEPQDKKPAGFRAAPMALPSSSATTLRCLPLTALLFVQGALSRLLGTLQTRG